In Flavobacteriales bacterium, a single genomic region encodes these proteins:
- a CDS encoding helix-hairpin-helix domain-containing protein → MPDYINSQILTEEYSAIQSTLFKEYNTIKKKTINLNHATYNEISYLKILSPKQLTNFFEHIKRNGKLIHLSELQTITGFSKSTIDKLTQAVYIDNNEVAFKHSSQSFFTKPEQLILFRTDRILQKKEGFKGDNFIGDQYRYYFKYQYRTKSLTAGITTEKDAGEKMNFQNNKPGFDFLSGHLFIDDLGILDQFILGDFKIEIGQGLNLWSDFSLGKSAGILNIKKNGRKILPYRSTNENRFLRGTALTLNYKKFYITPFYSRKKTDANIIEQDSIQNITFSSLAQGGLHRTPSELKKRKILMEEILGTYASYEFQRLHFGASFVNTLHYGTYNKKTQPYNQFEINDSSNNVAGLDFDYAFKNVVLFGEYSRSINKGKALLLSTIVSLNKSSSIILLYRNYGVAYQNNFSNAIGENSKNNNETGILIGFETRLKNKTSINGYVDIFNSEWLKYQTTGPSYGNELSCQVNKKIKNNLLIQLRLILKRNLTNNSLLESPIKMLVETTTNNFRFQINSQITKSIHSKSRVEFKQVVLSNSKDNGFIMYQDLVYKKMGNPFSITLRYSLFDTDNYNSRMYTYENDLPHSFSISSNYYTGSRHYILMKYKVNRKISAWLKFSETKYHDRDEIGSGLNLISGNKKSNIKFLVKLTF, encoded by the coding sequence TTGCCAGACTACATCAATTCTCAAATACTTACAGAAGAATATTCTGCAATTCAATCAACTCTATTTAAAGAATATAATACAATTAAAAAAAAAACCATTAATTTAAACCACGCCACATATAATGAAATATCCTATTTAAAAATTCTTTCACCCAAGCAGCTTACAAACTTCTTTGAGCATATAAAAAGAAACGGTAAACTGATTCATTTATCGGAATTGCAAACAATAACGGGATTCTCTAAATCGACAATAGACAAACTAACCCAAGCAGTTTACATCGACAATAACGAAGTAGCATTCAAACATAGCTCTCAGTCATTTTTCACAAAACCGGAGCAATTAATTCTTTTTCGTACCGATCGGATTCTTCAAAAAAAAGAAGGATTCAAAGGAGATAACTTTATCGGAGATCAATACAGATATTACTTCAAATACCAATACAGAACAAAGAGCCTTACTGCAGGCATTACAACAGAAAAAGACGCAGGAGAAAAGATGAATTTCCAAAATAATAAACCGGGATTCGACTTTCTATCCGGACATCTTTTCATCGATGACTTAGGAATACTAGATCAATTTATTCTCGGTGATTTCAAAATTGAAATTGGCCAAGGTTTAAATTTATGGTCAGATTTTTCACTTGGTAAATCAGCAGGAATACTAAACATTAAAAAGAACGGAAGAAAGATACTTCCATACAGAAGCACTAATGAAAACAGATTTTTAAGAGGAACGGCACTAACACTAAACTACAAGAAGTTTTATATCACACCATTTTACTCACGAAAAAAAACAGACGCAAATATAATTGAACAGGACAGTATTCAAAATATCACATTCTCTTCCCTTGCACAAGGCGGTTTACATAGAACTCCATCAGAACTAAAAAAAAGAAAAATATTAATGGAAGAAATACTGGGAACTTATGCTTCTTATGAATTCCAACGGTTACATTTTGGAGCGTCGTTCGTTAACACATTACATTATGGAACCTATAATAAAAAGACCCAACCCTATAATCAATTCGAGATAAACGATTCATCAAATAATGTTGCCGGATTAGATTTTGATTACGCGTTCAAAAATGTTGTTCTGTTCGGTGAATACTCCAGAAGTATTAATAAAGGGAAAGCGTTACTCTTATCAACAATTGTAAGCCTAAACAAAAGCTCATCAATAATACTTCTTTACAGAAATTACGGGGTTGCCTATCAAAACAACTTCTCGAATGCGATAGGAGAAAACTCAAAAAACAATAACGAAACAGGAATTCTTATCGGATTTGAAACGAGATTAAAAAACAAAACTTCGATAAATGGATACGTCGATATTTTTAATTCAGAGTGGCTCAAATACCAAACGACTGGACCATCTTATGGAAATGAGCTTTCTTGTCAAGTAAATAAGAAGATCAAGAACAACCTTCTAATTCAACTCAGACTTATTTTGAAAAGAAATTTAACTAACAATTCGTTATTAGAAAGTCCAATTAAAATGCTTGTGGAGACTACAACAAACAACTTCCGCTTTCAGATAAACTCACAAATAACCAAATCAATACATTCTAAGAGCCGAGTAGAATTCAAGCAAGTTGTCCTAAGTAATTCAAAAGATAACGGGTTCATTATGTATCAAGACTTAGTTTATAAGAAAATGGGAAATCCATTTTCAATTACCCTACGCTATTCGCTTTTCGACACCGATAATTACAATTCTAGAATGTACACCTACGAAAACGACTTACCTCACTCCTTTTCCATTTCAAGCAACTATTACACAGGGAGTAGACATTATATATTAATGAAGTATAAAGTCAATCGAAAGATAAGTGCGTGGCTAAAATTTAGCGAAACTAAGTACCATGATAGAGATGAAATAGGATCTGGGTTAAATCTCATAAGCGGAAATAAAAAATCAAATATCAAATTTCTTGTAAAACTTACATTCTAA
- a CDS encoding DUF861 domain-containing protein: MTKKITSFDRVPTFSGHVKIEKDNNQHATSGEPAEADNNLYTDKSGKFIAGSWECTAGILQLTNYDMEEYCFIKEGELVITDEDGTVTTHKAGDSFVIPRGFNGVWDMKSKIVKDYVILL; encoded by the coding sequence ATGACAAAAAAAATCACATCGTTTGATCGAGTACCCACTTTCTCTGGTCATGTAAAAATCGAAAAAGACAACAATCAGCATGCCACAAGCGGAGAACCAGCTGAAGCAGATAACAACCTATACACAGACAAATCAGGCAAATTTATCGCTGGGTCGTGGGAATGTACTGCGGGTATTCTACAGTTAACTAATTACGATATGGAAGAGTACTGCTTTATAAAAGAAGGAGAACTTGTAATTACGGATGAAGACGGAACAGTAACCACTCATAAGGCGGGAGATAGTTTTGTAATTCCACGTGGTTTTAATGGCGTATGGGATATGAAATCGAAAATCGTAAAGGATTACGTTATTTTATTATAA